A stretch of Clostridia bacterium DNA encodes these proteins:
- a CDS encoding aspartate-semialdehyde dehydrogenase, translating to MMSRYNIAIVGMGAVGRQMVAILEKSRIPVAELRLLVRRNAGEIIRFRGQKYVVECFTPGAFQNIDLVLMAAGGKASLELAPLALEAGAVVIDNSSAFRLEPNVPLVIPEVNPTAIEDHHGIIANPNCSTIQMVVPLKPLHDLFKIKRIVVSTYQSVSGTGRQAIEELENQVKAFVSGEKPQVNVYPHQIAFNVLPHIDSFLENGYTKEELKMVRETHKILNDTSLQISPTAVRVPVFNCHAEALNIETEKPLPEIAAVKEILAKAPGVKVVDDVENNVYPLPLDCAGGDKVYVGRIRKDFTVAHGLNLWVVADNLRKGAALNAVQIAELLVKKYFAS from the coding sequence ATGATGAGTAGATATAATATAGCTATAGTCGGTATGGGAGCAGTGGGGCGACAAATGGTTGCCATTTTGGAAAAATCTCGGATTCCTGTGGCTGAACTGCGTTTATTAGTCAGGAGAAATGCCGGTGAAATAATTAGATTCCGGGGACAAAAGTATGTAGTAGAATGTTTTACACCAGGAGCCTTTCAGAATATAGATCTGGTTCTAATGGCAGCTGGTGGTAAGGCCTCTTTGGAATTGGCACCTTTGGCTTTGGAGGCTGGGGCCGTGGTAATAGATAATAGCAGTGCTTTTCGTTTGGAGCCAAATGTACCGTTGGTTATTCCGGAAGTAAATCCCACGGCTATTGAAGATCATCATGGTATAATTGCCAATCCTAATTGTTCCACAATTCAGATGGTGGTTCCTTTAAAACCATTACATGATTTGTTTAAAATTAAAAGAATTGTAGTTTCCACATATCAGTCAGTTTCAGGTACGGGACGGCAGGCCATCGAAGAATTGGAAAATCAGGTAAAGGCATTTGTAAGTGGTGAAAAACCGCAGGTAAATGTATATCCTCATCAAATTGCTTTTAATGTTTTACCACATATTGATTCTTTTTTGGAAAATGGTTATACCAAAGAAGAATTAAAAATGGTGCGGGAAACACATAAAATTTTAAATGATACTTCTTTACAAATTTCCCCTACTGCTGTAAGGGTTCCGGTTTTTAATTGTCATGCAGAGGCCCTTAATATTGAAACTGAAAAACCTTTGCCTGAAATAGCGGCTGTAAAAGAAATATTGGCAAAAGCCCCTGGGGTAAAAGTAGTTGATGATGTGGAAAACAATGTTTATCCTCTGCCTTTAGATTGTGCAGGGGGGGATAAAGTATATGTGGGTAGAATAAGGAAAGATTTTACGGTAGCACATGGTTTAAATTTATGGGTGGTGGCCGATAATCTGCGCAAGGGGGCGGCCTTAAATGCAGTGCAGATAGCGGAATTGCTGGTTAAAAAATATTTTGCAAGCTGA
- a CDS encoding DUF4363 family protein → MFEQKYFVPLALIMLLLFLLSLGWGMNVFLDRSAALLLKATQKIELAIKEANWTKAKKHFQQTKKEWDEVRKYWPLLIHHQEMDRIEESFAKIKSYLDHQDSNHALAEIYVLHSYIQHIPESKALSLQNIF, encoded by the coding sequence TTGTTTGAACAAAAATATTTTGTTCCCCTAGCCCTAATCATGTTATTACTGTTTCTTTTAAGTTTAGGTTGGGGTATGAATGTTTTTTTAGATAGAAGTGCCGCCTTACTTTTGAAAGCTACCCAAAAAATTGAACTCGCAATTAAAGAAGCCAACTGGACAAAAGCGAAAAAGCACTTTCAACAAACCAAAAAGGAATGGGACGAGGTACGCAAATATTGGCCTTTATTAATTCATCACCAAGAAATGGACCGTATTGAAGAAAGTTTCGCCAAAATAAAGAGCTATCTTGATCATCAAGATAGCAATCATGCTTTAGCTGAAATTTACGTTTTACACAGCTATATTCAACATATCCCGGAAAGCAAAGCCCTCAGCTTGCAAAATATTTTTTAA
- a CDS encoding DUF421 domain-containing protein produces the protein MRLMGKRQIGELQPFELVIAIMISELAAVPMADTEIPLLDGIIPILTLLLAQVSIAYLTLKSKRARTFICGRPSILIEKGTIIESELRRLRINLNDLLEQLRVKNFTNIADVDYAILETNGQMSIIPKSSSRPIITEDLGINPKDVGLPLSLVLDGYIEHDNLKRFNLTEEKLLDKLSKYQIKDLKELFFVSIDKTGKISWQRKKEVN, from the coding sequence ATGCGTTTGATGGGTAAACGCCAAATCGGGGAACTACAACCTTTTGAATTAGTAATTGCCATCATGATTTCCGAATTGGCAGCTGTGCCCATGGCTGATACCGAAATACCACTTTTAGATGGAATTATTCCCATTTTGACTTTACTTTTGGCCCAAGTTTCCATTGCCTATCTTACTTTAAAAAGCAAACGAGCCAGAACCTTTATTTGCGGCCGCCCTAGTATTTTAATAGAAAAAGGCACCATTATTGAAAGTGAACTGCGCCGTTTACGAATTAATTTAAATGACCTTTTGGAACAATTACGGGTTAAAAACTTTACTAATATTGCTGATGTTGATTATGCCATTTTAGAAACCAATGGACAAATGAGTATCATCCCTAAAAGCAGCAGCCGCCCCATCATTACAGAAGATTTAGGGATAAACCCTAAAGATGTGGGCTTACCCTTATCATTAGTATTAGATGGGTATATCGAACATGATAATTTAAAACGCTTTAACCTTACCGAAGAAAAATTACTAGACAAACTAAGTAAATATCAAATCAAAGATTTAAAGGAACTTTTTTTTGTAAGTATTGATAAAACGGGAAAAATATCTTGGCAGCGTAAAAAGGAGGTTAATTAA
- a CDS encoding type IV secretory system conjugative DNA transfer family protein: MAVTEQQKRESRLRFHLFLFVVGYGVFAFIMLHVCSVYNTYEQFVIESIEQIEGFVDQVALQMQEAPIFVPTLRELQQFLFFSMFYFVMVAYYFTTRKKYMLGKEFGTAEWAKRGDIKKIMDRRKNNNIIFTQTEGMSLNTRKTGKNLNMLIIGSPGTGKTRYFAKPNILQANTSYVITDPKGEILRDTGCFLQKMGYRIKVLNVIDMEHSDGYNPFEYIRDETDVLKVIDCLIQNTTPDGSQAQDPFWEKAETALLQALAFFVWYELPKEEQNFSTILELLRMAEVREMDDEYESDLDLIFRQLKKEKPQHIALKQYSIFKQAAGKTAKSILISAGVRLASFNIPALGNLTSRDTLGLETLGDQKTALFVLMSDSNTTFNFLVAMMYTQLFDTLYHVADFKYRGRLPIHVRFILDEFANIGQIPEFDKLVGTMRSREVSVSVIIQNISQLEAVYEATWENIIGNCDSMLFLGGKDIATLEYVSKILGEESIDSYSISVSRESLWKHTSSKSFDGMARELMKPDELGRIPDRDCILHIRGMNPFYSRKYRLESHKNYKYLYDSSDRYFFDYRNIKGVKMAGRDLQFGDGDPYHHENSLLRERTLDHDFLRFPEIKFRLIKKVKRSDSE; the protein is encoded by the coding sequence ATGGCAGTAACCGAACAACAAAAAAGGGAAAGTAGGTTAAGGTTTCATTTGTTCCTTTTTGTGGTTGGTTATGGAGTTTTTGCTTTTATAATGCTGCATGTTTGTTCTGTTTATAATACATATGAGCAATTTGTAATAGAGAGTATTGAGCAGATTGAGGGATTTGTTGATCAGGTTGCTCTGCAGATGCAAGAGGCTCCTATTTTTGTGCCAACCTTACGTGAGTTACAGCAGTTTCTCTTTTTTTCAATGTTTTACTTTGTTATGGTAGCTTATTATTTTACTACCCGTAAAAAATATATGCTGGGAAAGGAATTTGGTACGGCGGAATGGGCCAAACGTGGTGACATTAAAAAAATTATGGACCGCCGCAAAAACAATAACATTATTTTTACTCAAACAGAAGGTATGAGTCTTAATACTCGTAAAACGGGTAAAAACTTGAATATGCTAATTATTGGTTCACCGGGTACTGGGAAAACACGATATTTTGCCAAGCCGAATATTCTGCAAGCGAATACATCTTATGTCATTACAGACCCTAAAGGGGAAATTTTGCGGGATACAGGTTGTTTTTTGCAAAAGATGGGTTACCGTATTAAGGTTTTGAATGTTATTGATATGGAACATAGTGATGGCTATAATCCTTTCGAATATATTCGAGATGAAACAGATGTCTTGAAGGTTATTGATTGTTTGATTCAAAATACTACTCCAGATGGTTCACAGGCTCAGGACCCTTTTTGGGAAAAAGCCGAAACGGCTCTTTTACAAGCTTTAGCCTTCTTTGTTTGGTATGAATTACCTAAAGAGGAGCAAAATTTCTCGACAATTTTGGAATTGCTACGCATGGCTGAAGTAAGAGAAATGGACGACGAATATGAAAGTGATTTGGATTTAATTTTTAGACAGTTAAAAAAGGAAAAGCCACAGCATATTGCTTTAAAACAATATTCAATTTTTAAACAAGCTGCCGGTAAAACGGCAAAATCAATTTTGATTTCGGCTGGTGTGCGTTTAGCCTCATTTAATATACCGGCTTTGGGGAATTTGACTTCACGCGATACCCTGGGATTAGAGACACTTGGGGATCAGAAAACAGCCCTGTTTGTTTTAATGTCAGATAGTAACACTACGTTTAACTTTTTGGTGGCCATGATGTATACACAGCTTTTTGATACTCTTTATCATGTGGCCGATTTTAAGTATCGGGGCAGGTTGCCGATTCACGTTAGATTTATTTTGGATGAGTTCGCCAATATTGGGCAAATACCTGAATTTGATAAATTAGTTGGTACCATGAGGAGTAGAGAAGTTAGTGTTAGTGTAATTATTCAAAACATTTCTCAACTAGAAGCTGTTTACGAAGCTACCTGGGAAAACATAATTGGTAACTGTGATAGTATGTTATTCCTTGGTGGGAAAGATATCGCTACATTAGAATATGTTAGTAAGATTTTAGGTGAAGAAAGTATTGATTCTTACTCTATAAGTGTTTCTAGGGAATCACTTTGGAAACATACCAGTTCCAAAAGTTTTGACGGAATGGCTCGTGAGTTAATGAAGCCGGATGAATTGGGTCGTATCCCAGACCGCGATTGTATTTTACATATTAGAGGAATGAATCCCTTTTATTCCCGTAAGTATAGATTGGAGAGTCACAAGAACTATAAGTATTTGTATGATAGTTCTGACCGCTATTTCTTTGATTATCGGAATATTAAGGGGGTGAAAATGGCCGGAAGGGATTTGCAATTTGGTGATGGTGATCCCTATCACCATGAAAATAGCTTACTCCGTGAAAGAACTCTTGATCATGACTTCTTGAGATTCCCGGAGATAAAATTCAGGCTTATTAAAAAAGTAAAAAGGAGTGATTCTGAATGA
- a CDS encoding sporulation protein translates to MDFNQHLQTLFGQLKTFFRTETVVGEPIKVGDITLIPLIEISFGLGSGGGTSKDKKADGAAGAGVGAKIMPTAIMVVKEEEVSLIPLKERDSWENILKMAPGLISKLKGKGRGEKKENPQTE, encoded by the coding sequence ATGGATTTTAATCAGCATTTACAAACCTTGTTTGGTCAATTAAAAACTTTTTTCCGCACAGAAACCGTTGTTGGTGAACCTATAAAAGTGGGTGACATAACTTTAATTCCTTTAATCGAAATTAGTTTTGGTTTGGGTTCTGGTGGGGGAACATCTAAGGATAAAAAAGCAGATGGTGCTGCTGGAGCGGGTGTAGGGGCAAAAATAATGCCAACAGCTATTATGGTGGTGAAAGAGGAAGAGGTTTCCTTAATTCCCTTAAAAGAACGTGATTCTTGGGAAAATATTTTAAAGATGGCCCCGGGTTTGATTAGTAAGTTAAAAGGTAAAGGTCGGGGTGAAAAAAAGGAGAACCCCCAAACAGAATAA